CAGGCAGGATCGGCCGGCCATGAGGATCACGCTGGGCATGAGCCTGGAGGCGTGGGTCCCCACGGACGCGGCGGCGCCTCCCATGGCCATGGGCGCCTGgcgcgccggcgaggtggtctgGGGCAACGGCCACTCCTACGTCATGCGCTGGTTCGACGGCGGCTCCGACTCGGGCCGCATCCTGAGGAAGTTCGTCCGCCCGCTCCCGGACCCCGCCGTCAAGCTCCCCGCGGACCTCGTCCCCGGCGACAACGTCGAGGTGCTGGACGGCAGCCTGTGGAAGTGGGCCGAGGtcgtggccgccgccgccgaccggtTCGAGGTCAAGATCGTCGGCTCTTCCCAGGTCCTCACGGCGGACCGCAGCGCGCTCCGGCCCCGGCAGGTGTACGGGGAGAAGGGCTGGGTCGTGCTCCACAAGGGCAACAAGATCCCCGTCGAGAGCGTCGTGCCGTCGCGCCCCATCCCCGGCAAGAACATCAAGCTTAAGGCCAACAATGGCAACCTCGGAGGCGGCAAGTTCGCCGCGCCCCATGCCGTCAAGCTCGGGggcacgacgacgacgacgaagaggagCAGCCACACGGTGACGGTGGACGGCGACGTAGCCCCGGATGCCAAGAGGTTTCATTTTCATAGTAGCAGCAAGTTGTTCCCCAAGGAAGCACCGGATGGCAACAGGTTGCATAGTAGCATCAAGTTGTTCCCCAAGGATGCAAGATACCCAAGCCATTGTTATCTGATGAAGAAACGGCGGCAAGAGACGAGCAATGATGATAAATCCTATAACGAAGAGTCGTGTGATGCGGTCGGAGGAACAGCAAGAGACAGCAGCGACACCGACgacggttctagtagtagtagcACGTCTGATCGATCGTCGTCATCGGCGGATGGCAGCGACGgagacagcagcagcagcagcagcggaaGCAACAGCAACGGAGGCGTTCCTGAAGTTCCCGCCGCCGGCGAGCGTTGCCAAGAAAATCGAGAGGCGtcgatcccgccgccgccgcggagccGCGAGGAAGAGGAACACGATTCTTCCGACGGTCGTGCCAGCGCGACAATGCAGCACCGCCCGGCGGACGAGGACGAGGAAGAGGCGGTGGCGATGAAACGAAATCGGCAAGCGGCAGAGGTACATGAGGACCACGGCCGCGTCCATGGTCTGGAGCTGGAGGCGTACGTGAGCGTGATGAAGGCGTTCCGCGCCACGGGGCCGCTGAGCTGGGCCAGGGAGGAGCTGCTGTCCGACCTCCGCCTGCACCTCCACGTCTCCGGCGACGAGCACCTGCAGCTCATAAGGAGCTTGAACGGCAATAACTAGACTAGCTAGAATCCGGCCTAGCCCAGCGATAGATTCTCCTGTTGTAGTACGTAGTACATGGATGAGGGTGATTATTTGGCTTCTTCGTGTTTGTACAAAACATGAGTACGTACTCTCTGATGAAATAGAACGCTCCCAACATGCATGCACAATTACATATGAATTTGGACAACCTTAGTAGTAGAATTCTAAAATATTCGAGTATTTACCCCAAAACTACCACTTTACATGTACCGGTCTCAGAAATCTACCACATTTAACTTTGTGTCTATAACCTAGCACTTTTGTCATAGAGAATTGCTAAACGGGAACATGTACCGGCCGGGCACCAGTGTGGTCTCGACCACACTACCATACCGACGTCCCGGTGGTCACGAGGACACGACATGCACAACTGCGAGACATGGTGCCGACGACGTAGACGCGGCAGGCCTTCTTCCGCGCGCCGCCATTGCCTCTGACGACCGAAGTCTCGCATTTTAGGCACACTACCCCCTCGGGAAGTTCTTGCATGGGCCCATCGGCGCCCGAGTCCTCTCCCCCAGCTTTCACCTTAACTCTCAGTGGGTGCACACCATACAACTCCAAGCCCAACTGTAACTTTTCTTGTACAAAATATTCGACACGGTTTCAACAGTACCAGCAACACTGGTTTGTGCGCCGCAGGCAAGAGCGCACAAAGTGTCATGGCGTTCCAGGTTGAGTTGGTCCCGATGAAATCGATCATGGCGGCATGGCAGAGCGATGCAGCGCGGCGCGCCGCTCCACGTTCACCAAGTTCAACGATACGCCCGCCTTGGTCCGCGTGGACCCTCACCTCGCGAAGGCCTGGGCCCTCGACCGGTTGCTGACCATCGCCGAGACGGCGTTCGGGCAGGGTTGTCGTGCCCCCCGCGCCATTCTGCCACTAGATGGACCACTCCGACAACGACAACAATGACGGAGATGCCTGTGGCCAGGCCGACGACATGTACAAAGCCATCGTCTGCTACTAAATAGTTTAGGTTTTAGTTGAACCGACAAAATACCTTTTATGTAAATTATGTCCCAAATTAAGTGAATTTTGTTGTGTTTGCATGAAAAACCGCGAGGTTTGTTCAAATGCACTTTGAAATGTAGGTGGCCACGTTTGGATGACCCGCTCCCATATCACTGTCCTGTGCCCGTTTTAGGGGTTTGCACTGAAGATGCTCTTACGGTGACTTGCAGGGGAACAACGCTCCTTTTTAGGCCTAATTTGGTTGCACGGGGAAACTACCCCAGGGCTTTAATCTCACTCACGGGATTTCCATGGTCATCGGGGATCCTCTCCTCCCACCAGTGGTGGGGCTACCCAAAAAATGTTGGGCGGGCTGGATGGTGCAAGCAGTGCTACAAAATTAAAAATCAATGCGTTATTATGGGAATAAACTTCATGTAAAACTTGTTTTGGCTCCATCCCAGGGCGGGTCATGGCCCTTTGAGCCTTTCCATAGCTCCGCCGGTGCCTCCCACCACGGGGAGATCACCACATCAGCTTGGATGACAGGGGAGAGGGAAGGAGATCACGTCCAAGGAAGACCTTGGTCGATGGAAGAGAAAGAAGAATGCTAAGACATGATAGACTCCTCTGGCCGCCGAGATCTTGGCACGGCTGCCGACCCGTTTCCATCACCAGAGGGCAGATGGTCTTGGAGGGATAGCGCTAGGTTGCCGGGCGAGATCGCGAGGCACGCCTCGCGCCGTCCTGGCTTTTGTCCTCGACCTCTCTAGGCGTGGATGTCCCACCCCGGGAAAGGGCAAGGATCGGGGCAGAAAATCCCCAGCAGGCGAGCGACCAAATATTGCGGCAGGTTTTTCATGGAGCGATTTGCCCCGTAGGCTCTACGCCCTGGTTTTCGAGGGGGATCCCGGCGGTATCGCAGACTACCAAACTAGGGCCCTTACAAATAAGGTTTTCCATcgtcaaaataaataaaataaaataaattaaggCCCTAGAGTTAATGGAGCAGATTCGATACAAGGTCGGAGAGACCAATGTGGGGCGTTGATTCGTGATCCAACGGCAACACACTCTACACAGCGCCGTACCGGCACCTGCTCATCATAGCACAGCTCGCACCCGCCGCGTCTGGCGCTCCGGCGACTCACCGCCGGCCCGATGGCCCCTCGCTCCGCACCCATTCCGGCATGGTCAAGCTCCTCGCCGACCTCCTCCACGACGTCCCGCCCGCGCCCTGCACCGGCCTcgcccgcccccgcccccgcccacGTCTCCTCGCTCCTCCTGCTCCTGCCTCCCCACACCGTCTCCCCGCTCTCGCTCTCCCTCCCCGCGCTTTCCTTCATATGCGCACGCCGTCCGTCTCGCCACCTTCCCCGGCACGCCGCATCACTCTGAACCAGTATGCGGCTTCCCACATATCGTTCCCCCTTGTCAAGATTCGTCAGCTCACCCTTGCCCGTGTCCTGTTCGATGAAATGCCGCAGTCTGGTGTTCGCCTGGATGAGTATGCTTACACGGCTGGGATTCGGGCTTCGGCGAGGCAGGGTATCTCACGACGCGGAGAGGCTCGTGGTGTCGTATGTACTGCTGTATGGATTGAAGCAAGAATCAACGCATTCAGTGCTAATGAAGTGACCTACTGGGCGTTGCTGTATGGATTTTGGTTGGACGGAGGAGCTGTAAATGGCATTGAGAATGGCAGCATGACCAGGTTTAGTTTCGTGTCATCGGAGGCCAATTCGTATTTATGCTTGATGGGCTACGAAAGAGGGGGCAGTTTGAGGAGGCTTTCAGTTTAGCTTCGTAGTTAAGCGAGTTGAGTATGGTGACAAACATATTTGCATTCAATGCATTGCCTGATAACCTGTGCGAGAATGGTATGTTCGGTGAGGCAGATAGGGTTTTCAATGAAGTGTTAGACAGGGGTCTGGTGCCAAATGAGGTGAGttatcctatactgatgcattcACTATGCAAAAGGGGCATGGTGGAGGATGTGCTTCATATGTTTCATAGGTTGCGGGAGAAGGGAGTCAGACTGACAGTTTATCCGTACATTTCCTTAATTAACGATTGCTACAAAACAGGAGGATTTGGACATGGCAGACGGACTTTCTGGGGGAGATGGCTAAGATAGGAGTGACGCTGAGTGTAGCTTCATATTCTCCACTCATAGCTGGTCTCGGTAGAGAAGGGGGTATGTCCAGTGCCATGAAACTCTGCCTGGAGACGGCTGAGAAGGGTGTTTGATGGACTACTTATACTGCATGGATTCTGCAGAGAAGGAAGATTGAGCGAAACATACGATGTTTGGAATGAGTGGCAATGTGGGGAGTCAAGCTTGATCTTGTCAGCTTTATCATTATTGTGTATGCAGCTTTGAAACATCATGATACAGAAAAATCATGTGTGTTACTGAGGGATATGAAATGAAAAAGTGCGATGCCAGACAATGTTTTCCATACATGCATGATTGACATGCACTCAGAAGGAATTATGGTTCATGCATTAAACTGTTGAGATAAGGTGATTCTGGTAAATAATTCTGCAATTCAGGGCATTTGAGCAGTGCAGAGCGCCTTTGTAAATAAATGTTAGCCAGTCACTTCCTTCCTAACAATTATACTTATAGTTGTTTTCTTGATTAATTTACAACTGAAGGGAACCTGACAAAGCTAAAGATCTCTATTTTGCTAACATGGTGGCAGTTAAAGCATTGATCAAGTGTTCTGTAAGGTTGGGCGGATTCAGTAAGCAATTGGCCTTGCAGGAGGCGGATCAATCTTAAACTAGCCCTCCTGTACTCCTGCTCCTCGACTCTGCTTAGACTATGGTTATATTGGAGTATTAATGCGAGTACTTGATGAGAATTGATGCTGGATGTGGTAGTATTTAGTTGGGTAATTTGGGTTCACCCGTGTTAGAAGGATTACATGCTACTGCTTTTGGAAACTCAATGATACTGATGCATTTCTAGTCTGTGATTTCTGTTTTGTGACAAATTTCTTGTGTTTTCAAATATTTGCATTTGTCACTGGATATGTGCAATATTAGGGTCAATTACTTGCTGCTACTGTGTACTGCTGCATATGTTTTTTTTTGTACACATGGACAATACTTTCTTAACAGTCTGACTGCTGATTTGCTTTGAGCGATAAATTCATGTTGCCAGCATTTTAGATTGAGGATGTGGTTTAAAACATCTTTGAAATTTTTGAGAAGCCATGTAATATGCTGAAAATTACTATTACCATAGTGCTATTGTAGAACACCAGGATTTGACAGTTTACATGTATCTGAGCAGTTGCAAATAAAATAGCTCCGATAATAAATGCTAACTGAAGCGACATATGCAACTTCTATTATTGCAGGATCATATCATTCTAGCTCGAATGGAGCCGTGGCTCCCCTTTTGTTCCATGTTCCCCAATATGCTTACCAGCAAATGGGAGATATGCATCTCTGATTGCATGCATCTCTGCTGCTGCATTTCTTATCAACGTCCGCTCTCGAGGCTGTGTCTTTGAGCAGGATATGCCAAGCCTGAAGACAGAAAGCAAGCACTCCTGGATTCTACTAGTGGTAATATCATCCTTCGGTTCTCCATGTAGCCAGATTGTTGGGTCAGCTATCTCCATGGTTCTGTCAGGAAGAGCATCCTCGACAAATTTATGCAGATCCAGTGAATCCCCAAATGTTTCATCTACTGGGCTTCTTCCAGTAAACATCTCCAGCAGCAATATGCCAAGACTATAAATATCACCATGAGTGGATACCACAGAGCCTTCTCCATACTCTACAATTATGCAAAGTTTTGTGGTTAGCGCCATATTTGAGTGAAAAGTAAAAGATACTAATATTCAGGAATTCCAGTCACCTGGAGCAACATAGCCTATGGAACCTCTAATTCCAGTTGAGCTATATGAATTTTGCATTCCCCCGCTTGTATTTTCTTGAAGGATTCTTGATATGCCAAAGTCTCCAACTCGGGCGCTCATGTTGTCAGAAAGAAGAATGTTGCTTGGCTTAAGGTCGCAATGGATTACCAATGGTTGACAGTAGTTGTGCAGATATTCTACTGCGTCCACAATATCGACACCAATATCAAGCCTCTGGGCAAGGCTGAGTGTGTTGCTTGTAGCGGGCTCTTGAGATTTTGGATGAAGCCAACCAGCCAAGTTACCATTGGGCATGAACTCAAAAATCAATGCCTTGAACTCTTGACCTTGGTGGTTGATGCTTGAACAAGAGGTAATGATCTTAACGAGACAACGGTGTCGTATCCTTCTCATGGCTTCACATTCAGTCTCAAAACTCTTGGAATACCTAGATTGACCAAGATTAAACACCTTGACAGCCAATGTTCTTTCCTCATTGTCCAAGACACACTTATAAACCGCTCCATAACTTCCTCTCCCAAGCAAGTTGACTTCTGAAAATTCATTAGTTCCTCTCAATAATACTTGATAGGGAATTCTCTGGTAATGGTCATCAACAATTAAATTTTGTGATAATGTCTTGTGGCTTTGTTTGAACCTCTTGCAAAGTATCCAAACAAGAAGAATAACTGAAAGTGACAACAAGATTGCTCCGGCTGTTGCTAGAGAAATTACAAGAGACTTTTGCATCTTCTTTTTGTTCTTGCTCAAGAGGCTTGTGGAGCATGGAGCCAAATGAAGTTGAGGTGTACCTCCACACAAATTGACATTCCCATCAACTGCTAAGTAAGTGATGTTTCTGAAAACACCTTCATTTGGCACCTCACCTTGCAAATTATTGAAGGATACATCCAATTTAAATAATAATGTCAAATTCTGTAGACCTACTGGTATTGACCCTGTCAAGTTATTGTGTGCTAGGTACAGTTCCTGCAGGTTTCCAATGCTAGCAAGGGCATCAGGAATATCACCAGATAACTTATTCATGGTCAGGTTTAGTATACTGAGCCCCTTTATATTCTTCAGTGACTGTGGTATGCTTCCCTCAAAGGAATTATTGTCTAATGATAGCCATTGCAACACTATGCAGTTCTGGATACTGTCGGGTATCTTGCCAGATAACTGGTTTCCTGCTAGAATTAGTATGTTAAGGTTTGCCAAGCTACCAACATCATTAGGAATGGGCCCAGAAAAGGAATTGTATGACAAATCCAAGTACCAAGATAGGCTGGATAATTTAAAAATCTCTCTGGGAATTGAACCGTTAAGTTGGTGATTCTTTGACAAGTCAAGTACGAAGAGGTTTTTCAACTCCCCCATGCTTGCCGGAATTGGTCCCTCCAAGTTGTTGTTGTATGCATAAAACCTATTCAATTGTGAAAGATTTCCCAGAGATGACGGTACGAGGCCAGACAACGTATTATTGTACAAGCCCAGCTCAATCAAGTTCTCTAGCTTACCAATGCTATCCGGAATCACTCCTGATATGGAAGTATTTGCTATTAACACCACGTTGAGACCAACCAGATTGCCAATATCTGCGGGTATACTCCCAGAGATCCTAGTGTCATCTAAGTATAACTGTTGGAGAGTTGTCGAGAGGTTTACAATTGAACCTGGTAGTTGTCCTCCAAAAGAATTGTTGCTGAGTATCAATTTCTGCAGTTGGCTGCAGTTGGCCAAAGAAGTGATGAATTCCCACCCCTTGTTGTCGTTCGCTTCAAGCTTATTGTCAGCCAAGTTCAGATATTGGAGAGCTCCCATCTTCCCCAATGTGGGAGGCACATGCCCACTAAACCCATTCTGCACGAGGCCAAGTGCTACGAGGGAAGAAATGTTTGATATCGAGGAGGGGATGGTTCCTGTGAAGTGATTCCCACCCAAGGCAAGAGTTTTCATCATGGGGAACTTGCTTCCGATATCATCCGGAATGCTTCCGTGCAGCATATTTACCCCTACATTAAGTAATTCCAGAGATGACAAGTTGTAGAGAGAATCTGGAAGCATACCAGAGAGGTTGTTTCTGACGACAGTGAACTGCCGCATGTTGTGGAGGGTGCCGAGCCCTGGCGGGATTGAGCCCACGAGTTGGTTAAGGCCGAGATCAAGGTTTTGCAGATAGGACAGATTGGCCAGCGATGCCGGGATGGGCCCTGTGAAGCTGTTGTTTCTCAGCGAGACCACTTTCAGGGACGCGAGCTTGTCCCCGAGCTCGGTCGGGATGCGCCCGCCAAGCTTGTTGTTGCGCAGTGTCATCTCGGTCATGCTGACGCAGGAGCTCAGGTTCACAGGGAACGTGCCGGAGAAGGAGTTGTCGCTCAAGTCGAGCCTCTGCAGGCGGCGTAGGCGTCCGAGGCTTGCTGGAATCTCCCCGTGGAACCAGTTGAAGCTCAGGTTGAGCGTCCGCAGGAACGTGAGGTTCCCAAGGGCTGGGGAGAGTGCTCCGACGAGCGCCCTGCCGTCCAAGCGCAGCGCCACCGCCCGCTTTGGCGCCCAGTGGCTGCACGTCACGCCCTCCCAGCTGCAGAAGCCGGCGCTGCTGTTCCAGGAAGCCAGCgcgccgccgtcgctgatctgcTCTCTGAAAGCAAGCAGCGCGGCCTCGTCGCCGGCGCTCACCACGGCGATCGTCAGGGCGAGCACTAGTGACCATGGCAAGCTCATGATCCCCATTGCCATGCCCATACTGGTTCGGTGGTTCCAACTATGGGTCTCCAAATAGCAGTTTCTCCCTCTTCAGATAGATATAACCTGATCTGGTCATACGTGCCTGTGGCTTGCCGCATTGCATTTATTTATTCGTCTGAAAGGGTAGTGCTAAAACTTCAACAGCTCCTTCACCGCTTGGCTGACTTTCAGGAATGATGTAGACCTTCAGTCCTATCTTTGACAAACCTGCACGATTGCTTCTCCGGAGTTGACAACCATCAGCACGTCGAATCATCAGCGATGACCATGACGAGCCGACGACAGCGTAGCGGTGCCACACAGGGATTGAGCCGAAGATGCTCGGGGCCGAAGCTCCACACGGACGCACGGTCGAAACCCGTTGTAACTACGGTATTCCTCAGTAGTTTGAAAGTCCGATGGATAGAAAGATGATGTGTCTCGTTCCTTCAGAGCCTCTCATAAATCAAAACGCAGCACCTGGAAGAAGATGGGGTTCAGAATTCAGATGCTCTGCTTCGGTTTATTTATATCTATCCATCTCTTGCTTCCGTGCTTTGAGAACAGCCGGATATGGTGTGGACAGGGTCGGTGACGCCATGTTCCGTTTTAATATTGGGTCACACTTGGCGTGCTGCTTGCCTTGCTGCTATAATATCTCTGCATAATATTGGGTCACACTGGacaatactccctccgttctaaaatagatgacccaactttgtattaactttgtactaaagttagtataaagttgggtcatctattttggaacggagggagtagcttctTTTGTTGACTCTGTGAGGCTCGATTCAAACTCCTGCTGCTGCCAAGTTACTGTCGGTGTTTATATTTTAGTGTTGTCAATCTGATCCGATGCACTAGGCGAGATCGGTGCTGATGCATTTCTAATTCAATATTTCTTTTTCTACCGAAGGTTTAAGCTGTTCTGCTTTCCTAATCTCATACCATCTCTGTAAGTTAATATAAGACGGGTTTTCGTTTTTTTTTTTTGACGCTGAGGGAGTATTGTCTGGTATATCCATCAGCTGTTACTGTGCCTTTGTGGCGTAGTCTGAATCCTCTGTATACCGACCATATCCGAAGCATGAGCCAACCTTGCCTGCACAGCATGTCTACAGTTTCAGAACGGGAATCAATCGTGCTGTAAGTATAAGCAACTCCATCGCCACTCTAATTTGTTCAGAATGGAGATGAAACCTTTGGTTGGTTCGCATAAAAAGCTAGTCCATTTAActgttttaatttttttttactGTAGTAGTTATGATTCCGAAACAAGCAAAGGCAGATAAAAACAAAATAATTGTGTCAAGAGTGGGATTTGAACCCACGCCCTTTCGGACCAGTACCTGAAACTGGCGCCTTAGACCAACTCGGCCATCTTGACGTTCTGACCACCGTGTCGACAACATCTTCCATATAGTACATGGTAGAGTTCTGAAGCTCACGAATGTCATTTTGTTTTCGTTTTACTTTTCCTCTGATGTGCTTGAGCTATTTGCTTCGGTAAGGTTGCAGAGAGAATGCAAAAACGTATACATAATTTAGCAATTCCTTAGCATCCTCCGCAATCTCAAAGGGCCGGCTGCGTATCCTTCTCAAGCTTGGCATCGCTGGACTGCGACTCCGGTCTTTGTCCCATCTTCCGCGCCTCCACTTTGGGGTATGTTAGGGATGGGTTCTCCCGGTTCCGGACTGATCACTGGATCAATGGCAGTCAATCCCTAAGATCACACCTCTCATTTATCCTCACGTCTTATTGCAACAAGATTTGCTTGTTCCACGAGGGCTTTGCCTTGTTGTTCGTGATTCGAAGGCATTCGTGGTTACCCTCGGTACTGCTGCCATGGTCCAGTACGCCAAACCTCTGACACCATcttcggcctctctctctctctctctctctctctctctctctctctctctctctctcacggaGCTCTGTCGACAGTGGAGGgattaccgaaaaaggcttttgcccgttttatatataaagcaacgatCAATAGCATCCGGTACAAACACTTTATATATAAAGCCAGTGGAGGGATTCCAGTCAATATGCCACCAAGTCTTGCGATGCGGCACCTTTCTT
The Aegilops tauschii subsp. strangulata cultivar AL8/78 chromosome 3, Aet v6.0, whole genome shotgun sequence genome window above contains:
- the LOC109769236 gene encoding uncharacterized protein; translation: MGMAMGIMSLPWSLVLALTIAVVSAGDEAALLAFREQISDGGALASWNSSAGFCSWEGVTCSHWAPKRAVALRLDGRALVGALSPALGNLTFLRTLNLSFNWFHGEIPASLGRLRRLQRLDLSDNSFSGTFPVNLSSCVSMTEMTLRNNKLGGRIPTELGDKLASLKVVSLRNNSFTGPIPASLANLSYLQNLDLGLNQLVGSIPPGLGTLHNMRQFTVVRNNLSGMLPDSLYNLSSLELLNVGVNMLHGSIPDDIGSKFPMMKTLALGGNHFTGTIPSSISNISSLVALGLVQNGFSGHVPPTLGKMGALQYLNLADNKLEANDNKGWEFITSLANCSQLQKLILSNNSFGGQLPGSIVNLSTTLQQLYLDDTRISGSIPADIGNLVGLNVVLIANTSISGVIPDSIGKLENLIELGLYNNTLSGLVPSSLGNLSQLNRFYAYNNNLEGPIPASMGELKNLFVLDLSKNHQLNGSIPREIFKLSSLSWYLDLSYNSFSGPIPNDVGSLANLNILILAGNQLSGKIPDSIQNCIVLQWLSLDNNSFEGSIPQSLKNIKGLSILNLTMNKLSGDIPDALASIGNLQELYLAHNNLTGSIPVGLQNLTLLFKLDVSFNNLQGEVPNEGVFRNITYLAVDGNVNLCGGTPQLHLAPCSTSLLSKNKKKMQKSLVISLATAGAILLSLSVILLVWILCKRFKQSHKTLSQNLIVDDHYQRIPYQVLLRGTNEFSEVNLLGRGSYGAVYKCVLDNEERTLAVKVFNLGQSRYSKSFETECEAMRRIRHRCLVKIITSCSSINHQGQEFKALIFEFMPNGNLAGWLHPKSQEPATSNTLSLAQRLDIGVDIVDAVEYLHNYCQPLVIHCDLKPSNILLSDNMSARVGDFGISRILQENTSGGMQNSYSSTGIRGSIGYVAPEYGEGSVVSTHGDIYSLGILLLEMFTGRSPVDETFGDSLDLHKFVEDALPDRTMEIADPTIWLHGEPKDDITTSRIQECLLSVFRLGISCSKTQPRERTLIRNAAAEMHAIRDAYLPFAGKHIGEHGTKGEPRLHSS